The following coding sequences are from one Lolium rigidum isolate FL_2022 chromosome 6, APGP_CSIRO_Lrig_0.1, whole genome shotgun sequence window:
- the LOC124667942 gene encoding two-pore potassium channel 3-like, translating into MIAQPESCKLMNPSSKMSSMEEPLLPLVHRDQKHSTSKQDGSKSCDVPNRCETSFHPKSNVKGNSSATIHPPATRENTNIVSARTLQRVRSSPSMFTSIKEAPCAHDLDEQSCAAQYAPSVTRQAIVSVILYISIGVIVYMTNVEGFKGKSTFKLVDGLYFTIISLCTIGYGDIVPCTTFTKVFTCLFLLIGVRFVDIMLNGLLTNVLDKQRTILLSTMDDNKLNKVFDTYMIDAENKRSRGKMKVILALGVVAGSISVCTIIVHEVEGLNWIDSFYLSVISVTTVGYGDYGFSTTAGRLSATICLLVSTLAVGKAFLFLTDLRMERRNRRTTKWILQKKMDNEPLAADDQDASVSKSDFLIYKLKEMGKIDEKDMTVISDQFDQLGLAKCGNVALADIIVNL; encoded by the exons ATGATAGCCCAACCTGAGAGCTGCAAGCTCATGAATCCAAGCTCAAAAATGTCTTCCATGGAAGAGCCTTTGCTTCCACTAGTCCACAGAGATCAAAAGCACTCTACTTCAAAGCAAGACGGAAGCAAATCCTGTGATGTCCCAAACAGGTGTGAAACTTCCTTTCATCCAAAGAGTAACGTCAAAGGTAACTCCAGTGCCACCATTCATCCTCCAGCCACTAGAGAAAACACCAACATAGTGTCCGCACGGACTTTACAGCGGGTGCGTTCTTCACCTTCTATGTTCACATCAATCAAAGAAGCTCCCTGTGCACATGACCTCGATGAGCAAAGTTGTGCTGCACAATACGCACCATCAGTTACAAGGCAGGCTATTGTTAGTGTCATCCTATACATCTCAATAGGAGTCATTGTGTACATGACAAATGTTGAAGGCTTCAAGGGAAAATCCACGTTTAAGTTAGTGGATGGTCTTTACTTCACCATCATAAGCTTGTGCACCATTGGGTATGGTGACATAGTCCCTTGTACAACCTTCACAAAGGTGTTCACATGCTTGTTTCTACTAATAGGTGTTCGCTTTGTTGACATTATGTTAAACGGGCTGTTGACGAATGTGCTTGACAAGCAGAGAACAATCCTACTTAGCACAATGGATGATAATAAGCTTAACAAGGTATTTGACACCTACATGATTGATGCTGAAAATAAAAGGTCAAGAGGGAAGATGAAAGTAATACTTGCACTAGGCGTTGTTGCGGGATCTATCTCAGTTTGTACAATCATAGTACATGAGGTGGAAGGCCTAAATTGGATTGACAGCTTCTATTTATCAGTCATTTCTGTGACAACAGTTGGATATGGGGATTATGGCTTCTCAACAACAGCCGGAAGACTCTCTGCGACCATTTGTTTGTTGGTGAGCACTTTGGCAGTTGGCAAAGCATTCTTGTTCCTAACAGATCTAAGGATGGAAAGAAGGAACAGACGAACTACTAAATGGATCCTCCAGAAGAAAATGGACAATGAGCCACTTGCTGCAGATGATCAGGATGCATCTGTAAG TAAATCAGACTTTTTGATCTACAAGCTGAAAGAGATGGGGAAGATCGATGAGAAAGACATGACAGTGATCTCAGACCAGTTTGATCAGCTAGGCCTTGCCAAATGTGGAAATGTTGCGCTTGCTGACATAATTGTAAATTTATGA